A portion of the uncultured Bacteroides sp. genome contains these proteins:
- a CDS encoding sugar O-acetyltransferase, producing MTDLERMEAGEIYWGFNPDFERPLERGQELCFRYNQLPPSDMAGKRRIMEVFFRKVGDNVTLHAPIHIDLGNIEIGDSTIINFNFVALDEALISIGSHCFIGPNCSIYTVTHSLCYEDRNLGLMTAKPVVISNNCWLCGSVNVLPGVTIGQGSVIGAGSLVTKDIPAGVLAYGNPCRVIRSITDADRQYLEGVNE from the coding sequence ATGACTGATTTAGAGAGAATGGAAGCCGGCGAAATTTATTGGGGCTTCAATCCGGATTTTGAACGACCTTTGGAAAGAGGGCAGGAACTTTGTTTCCGCTATAATCAGTTGCCTCCATCGGATATGGCAGGTAAGCGTCGTATAATGGAAGTTTTCTTTCGGAAGGTAGGGGATAATGTAACTCTTCATGCACCTATTCATATAGATCTTGGCAATATAGAAATCGGTGACAGTACGATAATCAACTTTAATTTTGTGGCACTCGATGAAGCCCTTATATCTATTGGAAGTCATTGTTTTATTGGCCCCAATTGTTCCATCTATACTGTGACACATTCCCTTTGTTATGAAGACAGGAATCTGGGACTTATGACTGCTAAGCCTGTTGTTATCAGCAATAATTGTTGGTTGTGCGGTAGTGTCAATGTGCTGCCCGGTGTTACGATCGGCCAAGGTTCGGTTATTGGCGCCGGAAGTCTGGTGACGAAGGATATCCCTGCCGGGGTGTTGGCATATGGGAATCCTTGTCGTGTTATTCGGTCTATAACAGACGCCGACCGTCAATATCTGGAGGGCGTTAATGAATAA